CGACAAGGCAAGCCACCCCCCCAACTTTTAAGACACGCGCAATCTCTTTGGCCGCAGCGTGAGGATCCGAAAGGTGCTGAAATACAAAACGCGCCGTGACAAGATCAAACGATCCGTCAGGAAAAGAAAGTTTCTGCGCATCCCCCAATTGAAACGAAAGTTCCGACTCCGCAACAAATCCATTCGTCGCGCGGATTTTGTCACAGAGCGCCGTCGCATGGTCAATCATTTCCGGGTTTTGATCGATCCCCATCACGCGAACAGGATAGAGCGCGGCCACGTCAAACGCGAGCGCGCCAAACCCCACCCCGACATCAAGCACACTTGCGCCTTCATAAAGCGGAATTCTCCACAACAGATTGCGCCGTTCCATTCCTGTCGCAATCGTCTGTTCGAGCAACCAGCGATTCTCATCCCTATCCAGCCGTTTGCCGTATTCTGTCATCACTGCATCCACTACGCGAAAGCGCTCCGCTGCAGCACGCTCACGAAAAAGGTCGTTCTCGCTCACGAATTTCCCTCCCCGTCATCCGTTTGCGATGAGCGCCGATGCAATTGCCATCTCAGGTACGCATTGACGAATCCGTCGAGGTCGCCATCAACGACGCCCTGCGCATTGCCAACTTCATACCCCGTCCGATGATCCTTGACCATCGAATAAGGATGAAATACATACGAGCGAATTTGGCTTCCCCAGGCGATATCCTTTTGCTCACCCCGAATCGCAGCCAGCTCAGCTTCTTGCTCTTCGCGTTTGCGCTCATACAGACGCGCCGCCAGAATCTTCATCGCAACGGCCCGGTTCTGAATCTGCGACCTTTCACTCTGGCACGTCACAACCACCCCAGTCGGCAGATGGGTGATACGAACCGCAGAGTCTGTGGTATTGACATGCTGTCCTCCGGCGCCTGTGGAGCGATACGTATCCACCTTAATCTCATCCGGCCGAATATCGATCTCTACGCTGTCATCAAGTTCAGGCATCACATCGACAGACGCAAAGGACGTATGCCTACGCCCCGAACTGTCAAACGGGGAAATTCGCACAAGCCGATGAACACCTTTATCCGCTTTTAAATAGCCATATGCGTTGTATCCTTTGATCATAAGCGTCACACTCTTGACGCCCGCCTCATCCCCTGGCTGATAGTCAAGCGTCTCGATCTTATAGCCGCGACCTTCCGCCCACCGCGTATACATCCTAAGCAGTATGGACGCCCAATCCTGCGACTCCGTTCCACCCGCGCCAGGGTGAAGCTCGAAGATCGCGTTATTGTGATCATACGGGCCATCTAGCAAAAGCTCTAATTCAAACTCATCCAGCGCCGTTTTAAATTCATCCGCTTTTTTATTCGCCTCTTGAAACAGATCACTGTCATCTTCTTCTTGCGCAAGCTCAAGCGTCAACACAAGATCATCCATCCGCGCACGCATCACCGCGAAATGCTCTGCGACACCTTTGATCTGGTTGAGTTCAGCGATGATCTGCTTCGCTCCATCCGCATCATCCCAAAACGTCGGGATCGACATCTGATGCTCAAGTTGTGCTATGCGCGATGTTTTAGCAGGGATGTCAAAGAGACCTCCCGATGTCGACCAAACGTTGGTCCATAGTGGAAAGCTGTTGACGCAATTCACCAAACGTCTCTGCCATAAAAAACCGCCTCCTGATTCTATTGAAAAGACCGCAAGATACACGTGTATCCGCACGCGCATCGCGGTCGACTCTATGCAGTGCCCCACAACCGTTTGTCGTGTCAGAAAGAAGTGAAAAGCGGCTCCGGTGTTTCTGGCGGCAGATCAGGCATGCTGACTTGCGCCTTAAACACATACGTCGCGACTTCTTCTTGAATGCTGTGAATCATGTCCTCAAACATCTGGAACCCTTCCTGCTGATACGCCGTGAGCGGATCTAGTTGTCCGTATGAACGCAGGTGGATACCTTGCCTCAGCGTTTCCATCGCGTCAATGTGATCCATCCACTTCGAATCCACCGTGCGCAATAGAACGATCCGTTCAAGCTCGCGAACGAAATCGCCAAGCGTCTCTTCGCGCAGGTTATATTCAACATCCACCTGACTGTACAGAAACTCCTGAAGTTCTTCTCGCTCGAAGCGCCGCAGTTCATCTTCTGTCACTCTATGCGGAGTCAAAAACGTATGTTCCCCGTATTCGAGCAGCCCTTTTAGATCCCAATCCTCCGGAACCTGATCTTGCAGACAGTACGTCTGCAGCATAAAATCAACCAGATCCCTGCACATTCCTTCAATAATAGGGCGCAGATTCTGCTCTTGCAAAATGCGGCGGCGCTGCGTGTAAATCACTTCGCGCTGCTTGTTCATCACATCATCATATTTAAGCACGTGCTTGCGCACATCGTAATTGTTTGCCTCCACCTTACGCTGCGCGCGTTCAATCGCCTTTGAGACCATCCCGTTCTCGATCGGCTGATCCTCTTCGATGCCAAGCTTATCCATAAGACCCATGATGTTGTCAGAGCCAAAAAGCCGCATAAGATCATCTTGAAGCGACAGATAGAATTGCGAAGATCCCGGATCACCTTGACGGCCGGCGCGACCACGCAACTGATTGTCGATACGACGGCTCTCGTGACGTTCTGTGCCGATGATATGAAGGCCGCCCAGTTCAGCAACCCCTTCACCGAGATGAATGTCCGTTCCGCGTCCCGCCATGTTCGTGGCGATCGTCACCATGCCGCGCTCACCCGCATGTGAGATAATCTCCGCCTCACGCTCGTGGTGCTTTGCATTGAGTACGTGATGCGAAATGCCTTTGGCGCGAAGCATTCCTGAGAGTAACTCCGACTTTTCAATCGAGGTTGTCCCAACGAGCACCGGTTGACCTGTGCGATGTCTCGCTTCAATCTCCAGGACCGCCGCCTGAAACTTGCCTTTGACCGTTTTATAGACAACGTCCGACAAGTCTTTGCGAAGATTGGGTCGATTGGGCGGAATCGTCACAACATCCATTGCATAGATATCGACAAATTCTTGCTGTTCTGTTTTGGCAGTTCCCGTCATGCCTGAAAGCTTTTCATACATCCGGAAATAGTTTTGCAGTGTAATCGTCGCAAGCGTGCGCGATTCGTTTTGCACCTTGACGCCCTCTTTGGCCTCAATCGCTTGGTGCAGTCCGTCGCTGTAGCGCCTGCCTTGCATCATGCGCCCCGTAAACTCATCGACGATCACGACTTCTTCACCGATCACGACGTAGTCCTTGTCGCGATGCATCAACGCGTGCGCCTTGAGCGCCTGCGTAATGTGATGATTTGTGGTGATGTGAAGTGGATCGAACAAGTTCTCAAGACGGAAGTAGCGTTCTGCTTTGTGCACGCCTTGATCCGTGAGGTTGGCCGTGCGCGCCTTTTCATCAAACGTGTAATCCTCTTCGTGCACAAGCGAACGCACAAACAAATCCGCCATAAAATAAAGATCCGTCGATTTTTCGCCAGGCCCCGAAATGATCAGCGGCGTCCTTGCCTCATCAATCAAAATGCTGTCTACTTCGTCAACAATTGCGAAATGAAGCGGGCGTTGCACCATCTCTGCGGTATTCATCACCATATTGTCTCGCAGATAGTCAAACCCGAATTCCGCATTCGTGCCATACGTCACATCCGCCAGATACGCCTCTTGTTTTTCAGCGTGCGAGAGTCCATGCACATTAAGGCCCACCGTGAGTCCCATGAAACGGTGAATGCGTCCCATCCATTCGCTATCGCGACGCGCCAGATAGTCATTCGTCGTAATGACGTGGACACCTTTTCCAGTTAACGCATTTAGATAGGCAGGAAGCGTAGAGACAAGCGTCTTTCCTTCACCCGTTTTCATCTCAGCAACGCGCCCTTGATGAAGAACCATGCCACCCAGCAACTGAACGTCGAAATGGCGCATGCCAAGAACGCGCTTGCTCGCCTCGCGAACCACGGCAAATGCCTCAGGAAGCATCGCGTCGAGCCGTTCTCCCTGCTGATAGCGCATCTTAAACAGATCTGTTTGTGAGCGCAACTCATCATCCGACATCGCTTCATACGTCGGCTCAAGCGCGCGAACTTTGTCAACAATTTTCAACAATCTCTTGACTTCACGCTCATTCGAACTTCCGACAACTCGTTTAATCAGCCCGATCACGAGGGCTTCACTCCCTCCGCTGGTGTCAGCGGCGATTTGCAAAACCGCAGTCAGGACCTGTGTCCCCTAATATCGTATTGTACCTTGTACGCCTCATGGCGCGCAACCTAAAGGGAGGGGCGTTTGCCCCTCCCACTTCATTCTATTCACTAACGGCGGCCATTATTTCACGGAGTCATGGCGCCTCGCGATTTAATTCATATTCCGCGTTGCCAATCCCCAACACCAATGCAGCAATCAGCACACCCGCCCAAACCGTGTGAAACGCATGAAACAAAACTACCGCTAACAACGCAATGCAAAATGTAATAAACATCGTCAAAAGCAGTGACTGTGTGCCGAGCAATTTGCGCGCGTTCCAATAGAGAAGATGAACAACCTTCCAGACGACGAGAAAAGCGATGATCTGCAAGATCCATACAAGCAGCCCCACGCCTCTCACTCCCTTACATTACACCGTCGATCTCACACGTCCCGCACAACAACTCGCGGAAACGCCCTGTCTTTTAGATGTATGCAGGAAGCGCGTCTAGGTTTCTCGTCTCGCGCGAAACAAATCGCCCGGCATATGGCCTGTCTCACAGCGCCTGAATCAATCCGAATTGTCCATTTCGCCTACGATAGACGACACTTGTTTTTTCGTCCTCCGCATTCGCAAAGACAAAAAAGTCGTGACCGAGAAGATCCATTTGCATAATGGCTTCAGAAACATCCATCGGCTTCATGTCAAACCGTTTTACGCGCACGACATCCGGTTCATCTTCTTCCGCCAGCTCATCCATCCCGATCTGATTCACTCTCGTTTTGGCTTTTCCACCTTCTACCTTAAGGCGACGACTCACCTTTTGACCCATGCGATGTCGATACTTCTCCAATTGTTTTTCAAGTTTATCCATCACCAAATCGACTGACGCATACATGTCATCCGACCGCTCTTCCGCCCTGAGCAAAGCTTGTCCCAACGGGATCATGACTTCGACGGTATGAACACCTCTTGTAACACTCATCGTAACTGACACATCGTGAACTTGCGAAGCCTCAAGATAGCGCTCCATGCGCCCCATCTTTTTCTCAACGTACTGCTTGAGCGCTGGCGTGACGTCCAAATGATGATCACCACGAATCTGAATGTTCATACGCTAACCTCCCTGTGGAAGATGCCTTCATTATACCACCGCCCACCCCCCGCGCAACTTTTATCAAAATTATCTGTAAAAATATAAAATCTATAACAATGCGTAAGTAACTCCTTCATACATAGAGTTTTTTGATTTCAACCAAAATAATGCAACAATCACCTTATCAACCACCTTATAAAAATGCTATAGTAAATCGAAAATAGCGAATTATACAGAGGTGTCCCTATGACAATGATTCCTGCGAGTCATTCATCTTTGGCAACTCCTAGAACGCATGCAGCAAGCCAGTACTCCGCACCCAATTCGTCGCACTCCAAGCAGATTAATCCTTCGGATCAGGAAAAAAACAAATCAGCACAACGTGCCACTGCAGCAAAAAAGGAATACGAGGCTCAACTCAAAAAGGACTATCAGAAATTGCAAAAATCGATCGCCGAAGATGCATACGTAATTGATCTAGGGCCTTTGGCAAAGCAGGTCATAAAACACATCATTTCAAAATAGATCCTGAAACATCGCCCCCATCCACAAAGCACCACATGGAGTATGTGGTGCTTTGTCCTCAAGGCCAACAGACGATTCAGATGTATTTAAAGCATGTCTCATTTAGCGTAATCGTTGTTCATTTTGCAATAGCGTCATATAATGATTCACAGTCCCCTCTGAAAGCCCGCCAAGGCGTTCTGCCGCAAGAATACATCGTACAGAGAGATCATAAGAGCGATAGAGATGGTGCGCGAGATATGCAAGCCTTTTCCACTGAACGACCGTCATATTTTCCTCCTTCATAAAATCGCGGACATAGATCATGTCACCTTCTAAAAGTTGATTCATGGGTCGCGTCGGATCTCCGTTGACAATCATGGGAGAGATCGGCCAATATTTGAGTGCCGCCATCGCGTGCGGCACAAACCCTTGTGCACGAAGTTCAAGATCAAGAACCCCAAAAGACGGTTGTTGTTCATAAAGCGGCATAAACGAGATTTCTGTATGGATCATGACCACGTTTTCCATCTGCTTTGGAGAAGATTGAAACACGGTCAATTCTCCGCCTTGAATATCGATTTTAAGATAATCTATACGTTCGATCTCAGTGACATCATCAAGTCGTTTCGTATCCACTTCAAAAACCTGTTCTACCTGCCCTAATCCTAAAAAACCATTAAATAGTGCAAGTCGAGATGGATCTGGCTTTAATGTACTTGTCATCCCCGACCCATGACATACATAAAGGTTCGCTCGCTGCCCATTTCCAATTACATACGGCAAATACTCCTCATATTCACTTTTCCTTTGATTCAATAATGCACGCGCTGTTTCTTGCGGCTCAAAACCAACCAAGCGGCAATGACCGTGGCGGAGCATTTCCTTATAAGGTGCGTCACCATCAATTGGGTTGGCCCCAACATCAACGAGGCATACCTTGTCGTTCATTTCAAGTAATGAATAAAGCAAATCAGAAGAACGCATAGAAATCCTTCTTTCTTAATTCTGGTCTCACTTTTATTCGACAAAAAACAGGACTTCCCTTTTGAGAGAAGTCCTGAACATCGAAGATGATTACTGAATCAACTTGAGAATCGCACCCGGTTGCTGTTGTGCCTGTGCGAGCATCGAGAGACCCACCTGTTGTAGGACTTGATCTTGGCTAAACTGCGTGTACGTTTGCGCCATGTTCGTCTCTGTGATCGTGCTTTGTGCGTTTTGCAGGTTTTGCGAGGCGTTGTTTAAGTTCGAGACCGTATAGTTAAGACGATCTTGCACCGCACCAATTTGCGCCTGATAGGTCGAGAGCTGGCTGATCGCACTTTGAATTTTTGTAATCGCATCTTGCGCGCCAGATTGCGTCATAACGTTTAGCGCAATGGCATTGTTTTGCGCTTGGAAGCCGTTGGCCGCACTTCCACTATACGACTTGGTTCCAGACGTTGAAACGCTATCGATCTGCGTGTAGGAGCCTGCCGCATTTCCAGAAGCCACCGTC
Above is a window of Ferroacidibacillus organovorans DNA encoding:
- the secA gene encoding preprotein translocase subunit SecA, with the protein product MIGLIKRVVGSSNEREVKRLLKIVDKVRALEPTYEAMSDDELRSQTDLFKMRYQQGERLDAMLPEAFAVVREASKRVLGMRHFDVQLLGGMVLHQGRVAEMKTGEGKTLVSTLPAYLNALTGKGVHVITTNDYLARRDSEWMGRIHRFMGLTVGLNVHGLSHAEKQEAYLADVTYGTNAEFGFDYLRDNMVMNTAEMVQRPLHFAIVDEVDSILIDEARTPLIISGPGEKSTDLYFMADLFVRSLVHEEDYTFDEKARTANLTDQGVHKAERYFRLENLFDPLHITTNHHITQALKAHALMHRDKDYVVIGEEVVIVDEFTGRMMQGRRYSDGLHQAIEAKEGVKVQNESRTLATITLQNYFRMYEKLSGMTGTAKTEQQEFVDIYAMDVVTIPPNRPNLRKDLSDVVYKTVKGKFQAAVLEIEARHRTGQPVLVGTTSIEKSELLSGMLRAKGISHHVLNAKHHEREAEIISHAGERGMVTIATNMAGRGTDIHLGEGVAELGGLHIIGTERHESRRIDNQLRGRAGRQGDPGSSQFYLSLQDDLMRLFGSDNIMGLMDKLGIEEDQPIENGMVSKAIERAQRKVEANNYDVRKHVLKYDDVMNKQREVIYTQRRRILQEQNLRPIIEGMCRDLVDFMLQTYCLQDQVPEDWDLKGLLEYGEHTFLTPHRVTEDELRRFEREELQEFLYSQVDVEYNLREETLGDFVRELERIVLLRTVDSKWMDHIDAMETLRQGIHLRSYGQLDPLTAYQQEGFQMFEDMIHSIQEEVATYVFKAQVSMPDLPPETPEPLFTSF
- the hpf gene encoding ribosome hibernation-promoting factor, HPF/YfiA family encodes the protein MNIQIRGDHHLDVTPALKQYVEKKMGRMERYLEASQVHDVSVTMSVTRGVHTVEVMIPLGQALLRAEERSDDMYASVDLVMDKLEKQLEKYRHRMGQKVSRRLKVEGGKAKTRVNQIGMDELAEEDEPDVVRVKRFDMKPMDVSEAIMQMDLLGHDFFVFANAEDEKTSVVYRRRNGQFGLIQAL
- a CDS encoding FkbM family methyltransferase is translated as MRSSDLLYSLLEMNDKVCLVDVGANPIDGDAPYKEMLRHGHCRLVGFEPQETARALLNQRKSEYEEYLPYVIGNGQRANLYVCHGSGMTSTLKPDPSRLALFNGFLGLGQVEQVFEVDTKRLDDVTEIERIDYLKIDIQGGELTVFQSSPKQMENVVMIHTEISFMPLYEQQPSFGVLDLELRAQGFVPHAMAALKYWPISPMIVNGDPTRPMNQLLEGDMIYVRDFMKEENMTVVQWKRLAYLAHHLYRSYDLSVRCILAAERLGGLSEGTVNHYMTLLQNEQRLR
- a CDS encoding class I SAM-dependent methyltransferase, whose protein sequence is MSENDLFRERAAAERFRVVDAVMTEYGKRLDRDENRWLLEQTIATGMERRNLLWRIPLYEGASVLDVGVGFGALAFDVAALYPVRVMGIDQNPEMIDHATALCDKIRATNGFVAESELSFQLGDAQKLSFPDGSFDLVTARFVFQHLSDPHAAAKEIARVLKVGGVACLVDVDEALSLSYPEESSAFTLLYSSFRALQTENGGDRQVGRKLAHELAEFGELEIIGSFVDHQSHYGCLSDLSMQLTIARFEQVRSDVIERGLLDAERYDRALEAYRMEGQASRFQTVGQITVFGQKKR
- the prfB gene encoding peptide chain release factor 2 (programmed frameshift), which codes for MAETFGELRQQLSTMDQRLVDIGRSLDIPAKTSRIAQLEHQMSIPTFWDDADGAKQIIAELNQIKGVAEHFAVMRARMDDLVLTLELAQEEDDSDLFQEANKKADEFKTALDEFELELLLDGPYDHNNAIFELHPGAGGTESQDWASILLRMYTRWAEGRGYKIETLDYQPGDEAGVKSVTLMIKGYNAYGYLKADKGVHRLVRISPFDSSGRRHTSFASVDVMPELDDSVEIDIRPDEIKVDTYRSTGAGGQHVNTTDSAVRITHLPTGVVVTCQSERSQIQNRAVAMKILAARLYERKREEQEAELAAIRGEQKDIAWGSQIRSYVFHPYSMVKDHRTGYEVGNAQGVVDGDLDGFVNAYLRWQLHRRSSQTDDGEGNS